Within the Miscanthus floridulus cultivar M001 chromosome 17, ASM1932011v1, whole genome shotgun sequence genome, the region ATTATGTTTTTCTAACTTGCTGGTcctgttcaaatttctttctccATTTATATATGCCCTGCAATTCTAAGTTCATTACTCGAAGTaagcatatttttccttttctgGATGAACAAACTCCTCACATGTCATATCCCACTAAATCTGCTTGATGTGTTTCGTGAATTAATTCTAAACAATTATAATTGGCTGTTCCCTGACTATTTTTCCTTCTCTGTCTTGGTTTCTTCATTCAGGGTCATTATTGTTATCCAACTTGAGATACTGCACGCTGAGTGCATGCTAATCCGCAGTCCCACAATCTTTGAGGCCAATGCAAGTCAACATATTGGTGTATCCTGTTCTGGTGGTCTTGCCATCCATGAACCTTGCTTCATGCCATGTACTCAGCAGGTTATTAGCAACTCGTCATGTTCTCCTGATAAGGGAGTGTTGGATTCTTCAGTTACACCAAGGGCAGAACCTACTGTGATTAATCTGCCATTCAGTGAATGTTTTTGTTCAATGCCAGCACAGAGCACAGTAGAAGCCAAGATGCAGCAGCTTTCATTGAATGATCATCAAAACCAAAGGTTTATGAAGACTGCCACAGGTGATGGATTGACCCTCCTGGAAACTCTTATGCAAACCCAATGCTAGCTTCTTATCTGTACGATTCACCAGGGCTCTCAGGCACGATGGCGGCGTGGCTGACGCCCGGCGCGGTGGTGGCGGTCTCCGAGCACGGCGACGGCAATGGGACGCTGCAGCCGGTGCTGCAGGTGGTGGACGTGCGGATGGTAAAAAACGTCGAGAACCCCTCCGCCGAGTGCTTCCGGATGGTGCTCTCCGATGGCGTCTACACGATGCAGTCCATGCTTGCCACCGCCAAGAACACGCGCGTCCGGGACGGCTCCATCCAGAAGGGCTCAATTATCCACCTCCAGGAGTTCACCTGCAGCACCATCCAGAACCGCAGGTGAGGATTAGTTATTAATCCTTCGCTGCGCTTGATTCCCAGCTTCATCCCTGGTCCGAGTCGCAGATTTGTTTTTATCTTGCTGCGTGCCTAGTAGAAAGGTTGAATCTTGGTTTACCTCCCGCACGATTCGCTCGATGTTCGGTGCTGTAAAACCTGCAGCATGTTAGACTCGTGCCATATTGTTAGGGTTGCGACATTTCCTGCAGCATGTTAGGCTCGCCGGTGTGGCTACGGCGGCTCGCGCGCGTGGCTGTGATAGTGGCTGTAGGCACACTGACCAGCAGCAGCACAGTGGCTTGCACAGCAGCACGCCGACAGACCGGACAACACGTAGCAGCACGCCGACGGACCAAACAACACGTAGCAGCACGCCAACGAGACCGAACAGCAGCACGTAGCGACGGACCGAACAGCAGCAGCTCGCACAACAGCAGCACGCGCGTGGCTGTGATGGTGGCTCGCACATGGACCGATCAGCAGCACGCCGACGAGACAGCGGCACAGCGATGAGCTAGCCATGGCCATGAGAGGTGAGAGATGAGAGAgagatgacatgtgggcccatacCCGTTTGGATGAATATGAGACCCAAACATAGTTTAAGGACCGAAATGACACACTTTTTGAGTtcagggaccgggatgacacgcTCCTACAAGTTTGAGGCCTGGCCATGAACTTTACTCTTTTCCCTTTGTCATTAGCAATTTTCAATTGAAAGAAAACTGTCAAACGGGCAaagtttcttttattctttatagACTTTCTATGCTGTTGATGATCCTTAGTGCAGTGAAAGGGTGGTGTAGTTTTGTGCTTGTAGTTACAAGTCGGAAAGCTCTTATTCTGGCATCCATGTCAAATCAGTAAAACTGTCACAACATGTTCTGCTGTGACCATTCAAATGAGTCGTAGAAGTAGCTCTTTTAAGATATGACGAGTCTGAACCTTGTAGACTCTCGTGGGTGTTACTAAACTGTGCACAATTATTGAATTCTAATGAATTGCCATACATCAATAGAATGTGGATTTACTGATATGCTGAATTTTAAGATCTGAAGTGGGTTACTGTTGTTTCATGAATATTTCAAGAATCATTGTGTCCCCTACTTATTTGGTTCTATGATTTGAGTCAATTCTTTGAAATACCTATTTCTGCTAGAGCTGACTAGGCATCTCCTAAAGAGAAGAATATCGTATTTCAATTTTAGTTTGTGGACACCTTTCTGTGGCTTGCCTCTTGTCAGTTGAGTTGACCATGCCTTTATCTTTTGTTCAGGTTCATTATTGTTAGCAAACTTTATGTTCTGCAAAGTGAGTGCAACATAATGGGAAACCCCAAACCCTATGAGATGAGGaaccaacctaatgagcaggtcaCCAACTTACTGGCCAATGCTGCTCAAGCTAATACTGGCATTACCCCTGTTAGTGCTTTGAACCCATACCAAACTATATGGAAGATCAAGGCTAGGGTGACTGCAAAGACTGATCTGAGGCACTACAACAGCTCCAGAGGTCCCGGAAATGTCTTCTCCTTTGATCTCCTTGATGGACAGGGTGGAGAAATCCGTGCAACATGCTTCAATGCGCAGGCTGATCAGTTTTTCGACCTCATTGAGGTTGATAAGGTGTACCTGATATCTAAAGGGTCGGTGAAACCAGCACAGAAGAAGTTCAACTCTTTGAATCATGAGTATGAAATAACTCTGGATTTCAAAACATCTATTGAAGTCTGCATTGATGATGATAGCAACATCCCTAGGCAGCAGTATAATTTCCGGCAGATAAGCGAAATTGAGAACATTGAGGCAGGTGCTATTGTGGATTTGGTTGGGATTGTTACATCAGTTGGTCCTTCTGCCATGATAATCCGAAAGGATGGCTCAGAAGCCCAGAAAAGAACTCTTCAACTGAAAGACATGTCTGTTCGGAGCATGGAAATAATCCTTTGGGGCAAATTCTGTGATGCAGAGGGACATCAACTGCAGTTGCTGTGTGATTCAGATTCAAACCCTATACTGTCTCTCAAAGGTGGACGTGTTAGTGATTTCAGTGGTAGATCTGTGGTCACAATCAGCTCAACTCAGTTAAAAGTAAACCCAGATTTTCCAGTGGCTGAAAGGCTGAAGCAGTGGTACATAACTGAAGGAAAGAATACTGCTTGCATTTCTTTGTCTCGGGGAATATCAAACATGAGCGGGAATCATGTGCTGAAAACAATTGCACAGATCAAGGATGAGAACCTGGGGCGATCAGATAAGCCTGACTTCATCACTGTTAGGGCTGTACTCTCACATGTGGGAGCTGATAAATTCTGTTATCAAGCTTGTTCCTTGGAGCTTAATGGTAAGCAATGTTGTTCCTTGGATCTTAATGGTAAGCGATGCTACAAAAAGGTGATGAGAAATGGTGATGGGACATGGTATTGTGATAAATGCAATCAGCGCACTGAAAATTGTGAGTACAGGTACATGCTTTCGTGTCAGATCAAGGATCACACTGGTACTACTTACGTTACTGCATTCCAAGAGGCTGGTGAAGCAATATTTGGCCACACGGCGCAAGAGCTTTTCATGATACGAAATGTAGAACAAGATGACCTGAGATTCACAGAAATCATGCAGGCGGTCCTTCGGCGTGAATACCTATTCAAGCTGAAAATCGATGAGCAAACCTATAAACGTGAGCAGCGTGTGAAATGCACCATCATTGGTGTCAAGAAGCTGGAAGAGACCAACAACCTTTTGAAGGATGTTTCGCGCCCAGTTCTGAAGGATGATTCGTCCTACACCCCAAACGTTGGCTCTGCCAATTTGGAAGCTAGACAGAGCATGCTAACCTCCAGCAATGCTAACCTCCAGCTAGACAGAGCAAGCTACAGCTCCAGCATGCTAGCCTCCAGCAATGTGGGTGCCACAGGCTTTGCACAGTCGAACTGGATGCCTACTCCACCATCAGCTTCATCCGATGGTTGTGATTTCAATGGTGGCTTTGGCTTTTTGGATCAGTCGGCAGTGAGGGGAGCCCCACTGTGCTTCAAATGCAACCAGCCTGGGCACTGGTTTAAGGACTGCCTTGTCTGAGGCACTTCAGTGCCTTGGCTCATCCAGGAGGTCGCTGGAAATACCTCTCATACCAAGTAGCTCTATCGGTTGCTTTTGCTTAGTAGGCTGGAGTCCTACTTTATCATGTGCAGTTATATTTTCAGTTCCTATCTATATATCTATGTGCCTGGTTCCTATGGACCAGGTGGTTAGTACTTAGTAATATGCAGGAGGTTGCTGGAAAAACCTATGTCCTTTGCAAGCCTGCCTTATTGTGGAACCTGTGGTTTGTATGCAACTGATGACTAGTAGTTTTCATCttcggtctgttcgctggttggtttctgggctggtttgggttggctggtgctgatttattgtgagaggaaaacactgttggctggctggtttgggctggctaaaaccaacaaacgaacaggctgcttatGTTGAAGAATGTTTTTATATATTTGTTCTGTCCAAGTCCAATCGACAGTTATTTTTTTAACGGACAGCAGTGGGAGAGAATTCCCACCTGAATTTGTATTGATATATCGTGGCATAACCATATCAAGtcatgttcgcttcgctgaaaagctataactgaaagtattgttcgctgatttattgtgagagaaaaacaatgtccGTTCGCTGAAAGAGTACGGCTCATAAGAAGCGAACATGGACTAAAACCAAAACCTAGCTAAACTAGGGTAAATTACTGTTTGCTTTGCTGAAAAAGTTTTGTTTTCAAGGAAAATAAGGCAAAATCCTTTTGTTCGGTTAATTTAGAAAAACCGGACTAAAACCAAAACCTAGCTAAACTAGGGTAAATATCCACTAGAAAGAAAAATCAACGACCCAGCACATGCACGGGGCAAGAACAACAATCGACGGTTTGTTGGTGTCTACTTTGCTTCTGCATGCCTGTGAAGCGTTCAGGCAGATGCCctctttatttttttaaatcCTCATGAATTAGGTGTTCGCGTGTAGGAGCAAGGATACTGCACCCGGGCTGGTTGGTGATGGTAATCACCTGTGCTGTGACTAGGAGAATCTGCTGCATTTGATTGCCCGAGGATTATTTGATCTGCTCGCGTGAAAAGGCCCTTTTTATCATCAAAAGGCCGCCGGAGTATCGTTTACTGTGCGTATATTTACCATTATTACGGATGTTATCTTACACTGTTATTGACATGGTATTTTTTATACCACTCACGTCATAATGATGATAAATATGTAAATAATCCGTTGAAGTCAAGAGAAAGGAGGAAATATTTAATGGCGAGCAGCTCACTTTTattttaaaagaaaaagaaaaccaaAATCAATGCAGCAAATTTTGTTAGAACGAGGAAAGACAGAGCAAGTATTGCCGCAGTATCTATTGTTGCTCAGACCTTTTTTTTTCGAGCAAGGAGAGAATTTTATTAGTTAGCCACAGGCGAATTACAATCAGTTTTAAGGAAGGTCCAAGCGCACTCAGGCACTTGTCCTGAATCCTGATCAAGCCGCAAAATATTTACAACGCTTAGCTAATAAAGCTAATGCATTAGCAACTTGATTACAATCTCTCTTTACTTGGGCGCACTTTCACTCACTCATCAACCGACGCCCTATTCGGCTCGTATATAAGCCGGCTAATTtcggctgattcaatagtgttctgtgatgAAGAATAAGCTAAAATATGCTGACTCGGCTGAAAAACAGTTCAAACGAACAAGCCCGAGTTAATTCCCTATTGCTCAGACTAGTTATGGTGGCACAGAAGAAGAGACTGAATTTACTCCAAAGGTCATTTGTGGAGATGATCATTATACCATAACCAATCTGTGGCGTTAGACAACAGTCGTTAAAAGGATAATATGGTGTCAGTATAGGATGCTCTGGAAGGTTCTTAGTCAATGATCTCTTACTAAAATAAATGTGCATCTCACTTTATGATATATAATAAATATTTTTAAGGTTAGCTAAATTTTAagaaatatttatgatatataataaATATTGATTGTTATATATCTTTCATATCTTTATGGGATACGTAAAACTGATCAAATCTATGCCCACGGCGGCCTCCTCTTCCCCTCCTTGGCGTCGTCATGGCCATGGGCGCTCCCGCCCCGATCTGGCCCGGCCTACGATACCAGAACCTTAACTCGCCCTCCCGCCGTCCCCATTGCCTGGCCGGCCTACCTCTCCGGAGCCCTTTCTAAGCCCACCAGAGTTGGGAaataaagagagggagagagaaggcaTGGTGTCACGCTATCGCGATACAACCCAGGCTTCTTCTCTGGCCGCGACAGTAGGTGTGCATCGAACGGCCCAAACCCCAGACCCCAAACCCGGAGAGCATCGGACGGCAGAAACGGTGTGTGCGCCGAGCGACGCGAGCCGTACGCTCTGAAAGAAGCATAAGTTTTATTAGGATAGACGtctaaaaccaaaaaaaaatcgcTCTCATATATTAGTATACTCCATGCATCcataaaagaatacaattctcgtTTTTCGCGGAGTCAAACAATTTgaattttaactaaatttatatagaaAACTAATAACATTCGTATTATAAAATAAGTATCATCAGATTAGTTATAAAACGGTTACAACAATTGCATTATTTTAAATAGAGGTAGCATATCATATCTATTATATCTGTCCTTAAATATCTGTCATTTACGTTTTTCGAGAAATAACttcgactaaatatatattaaaaaatattaatatttatagtatataattagtatcattagaaagatctttaaatctagtttttaatagatttatttgaagatataaatattatatgtattttctataaactgTTCGCACTCACGCCAACACCAGCGACATATATGAAGGGACCGAGGAGTGGACGGCAACAACGATATTGCTCTGCCCACAGCAGGGTCATTTCGGTCAACGCGTGTCAAAACAAGCACCCCTTCCATCACACGCAACGCAAGGACAACCGTGCTCTCTCTGGCCGGCTGGCCAGTCCTCATCTCCACCGTCTCGGCACCACACCGCCTCGGGATTCGCGACACCGCCTCGTCTTGTCCTGCCACATAAGAGGAGACAAGACTAGAGAGAGGCCTCACCTGACAAACACTTCGCTCACACGCGAATCCTCCTTGTTGAAGATAGCGCAAGACCCTGCCGTCGCTGACAAGAGCCAGTGCGTGATGACCACGAGAGCAGGACGCGCTCCTTCGCGCCCACGATGTACGCTACCACTATGCAGTTGCGAATTGAGCAACATATGTTGTAACTTATATAAACACACCAGAGATCAATGAAAGAATTGTCGGCTCTCATTCACTTTTCTACATGGTACAGAGAGCTCAGGTTGAGCCCTCGCTGTATCGTCGTCTTCTTCCCTCCGCTCTACTGTCTCTCCACGGCTGTCGCCATGCCAACCATGGACGACAATCCCCTCTTCGGTCTCGGCTCTTCCGACTCCGGCGACACCTTCGAAGTCTCCTTCACCTCCTCTGTCGGCGACGATCCCCCTGCCACCACGCCTCCCACCGTAGTCCTTCAAACCGTCAACATCAAATCTCACATTCCCGTTGTTCTCAAGCTCGCCACGCCGAACTACAACGAATGGCAGTGCTTCTTTGACGCCTTcctcggcaagttcggcctcacCTCCCATGTCTCATCTCCGCCAACCGCCGACCAGCGCCATGATCCCGACTGGCGTGTGGTTGATCAGTGCATCTTGAGTTAGCTGTACAACTCCATCACCAAGGACGTGCGCGACATCGTGCGCCATCCGAAGGCGACCACGTACCGTGTCTGGGGCGCCATCCATGATCAATTCCGCGACAACGAGCTCCATCGCGCTGTCTACCTAGAGACGGAGTTTCGAAACATGGTCTAGGGCGATATGGACATCACCCAGTACACCGGACGACTCAAACAGCTCGCGGATGCGCTCTGCGACGTCGGCCAACCAGTGCAGGAGACGAGCCAAGTCCTGAACATGCTGCGTGGTCTAAGCTCTAAGTATCACCACGCCATCCCCGCCATCACCGCTAAGCAGCCGCCACACACCTTCCTCTCGACGCGCTCATACCTTCTTCTGGAAGAGCGCTACGACAAGGAGCATGCCAAGACGGCGGCACAGCACGCTCTGCTCGCCACTGGTGGACCTCGTCCCGCCGCACCCACCACCACCGAAGGCGGATCAAGCTCTACTATGGCTGGCAACTCCGGCTCCACTGCGCCGACAACCGTCGCCAAGCCACCATCTACTGCTCACGGTGCGCCTAACCACTACGACAACATGCGTGGTCGTGGCCGCGGTCGTGGCCACGGCTCATCTCCAGGCGGTTTCTCCTCCCCAAGGCCGCCAACGGCCTGGACGCTCGGATTCAATCCGTGGACTGGCATGGTGTAGGCATGTCCTATGCCATTCTGTGCCCTAGGAGCTGGCGTGCTCGGCCCGCGCCCCAGCACATCACCACACCAGGCTT harbors:
- the LOC136518879 gene encoding replication protein A 70 kDa DNA-binding subunit A-like isoform X1, with translation MGGGGGEVMEVPLSTGALEAMWREDGLRPVLQLADAPQMAGGGPASEAGRYRVALCDGGARLHPGMLAASLNHLVARGALRRGTVIRVLEYLTGFSRTQRVIIVIQLEILHAECMLIRSPTIFEANASQHIGVSCSGGLAIHEPCFMPCTQQVISNSSCSPDKGVLDSSVTPRAEPTVINLPFSECFCSMPAQSTVEAKMQQLSLNDHQNQRFMKTATGLSGTMAAWLTPGAVVAVSEHGDGNGTLQPVLQVVDVRMVKNVENPSAECFRMVLSDGVYTMQSMLATAKNTRVRDGSIQKGSIIHLQEFTCSTIQNRRFIIVSKLYVLQSECNIMGNPKPYEMRNQPNEQVTNLLANAAQANTGITPVSALNPYQTIWKIKARVTAKTDLRHYNSSRGPGNVFSFDLLDGQGGEIRATCFNAQADQFFDLIEVDKVYLISKGSVKPAQKKFNSLNHEYEITLDFKTSIEVCIDDDSNIPRQQYNFRQISEIENIEAGAIVDLVGIVTSVGPSAMIIRKDGSEAQKRTLQLKDMSVRSMEIILWGKFCDAEGHQLQLLCDSDSNPILSLKGGRVSDFSGRSVVTISSTQLKVNPDFPVAERLKQWYITEGKNTACISLSRGISNMSGNHVLKTIAQIKDENLGRSDKPDFITVRAVLSHVGADKFCYQACSLELNGKQCCSLDLNGKRCYKKVMRNGDGTWYCDKCNQRTENCEYRYMLSCQIKDHTGTTYVTAFQEAGEAIFGHTAQELFMIRNVEQDDLRFTEIMQAVLRREYLFKLKIDEQTYKREQRVKCTIIGVKKLEETNNLLKDVSRPVLKDDSSYTPNVGSANLEARQSMLTSSNANLQLDRASYSSSMLASSNVGATGFAQSNWMPTPPSASSDGCDFNGGFGFLDQSAVRGAPLCFKCNQPGHWFKDCLV
- the LOC136518879 gene encoding replication protein A 70 kDa DNA-binding subunit A-like isoform X2 codes for the protein MGGGGGEVMEVPLSTGALEAMWREDGLRPVLQLADAPQMAGGGPASEAGRYRVALCDGGARLHPGMLAASLNHLVARGALRRGTVIRVLEYLTGFSRTQRVIIVIQLEILHAECMLIRSPTIFEANASQHIGVSCSGGLAIHEPCFMPCTQQSTVEAKMQQLSLNDHQNQRFMKTATGLSGTMAAWLTPGAVVAVSEHGDGNGTLQPVLQVVDVRMVKNVENPSAECFRMVLSDGVYTMQSMLATAKNTRVRDGSIQKGSIIHLQEFTCSTIQNRRFIIVSKLYVLQSECNIMGNPKPYEMRNQPNEQVTNLLANAAQANTGITPVSALNPYQTIWKIKARVTAKTDLRHYNSSRGPGNVFSFDLLDGQGGEIRATCFNAQADQFFDLIEVDKVYLISKGSVKPAQKKFNSLNHEYEITLDFKTSIEVCIDDDSNIPRQQYNFRQISEIENIEAGAIVDLVGIVTSVGPSAMIIRKDGSEAQKRTLQLKDMSVRSMEIILWGKFCDAEGHQLQLLCDSDSNPILSLKGGRVSDFSGRSVVTISSTQLKVNPDFPVAERLKQWYITEGKNTACISLSRGISNMSGNHVLKTIAQIKDENLGRSDKPDFITVRAVLSHVGADKFCYQACSLELNGKQCCSLDLNGKRCYKKVMRNGDGTWYCDKCNQRTENCEYRYMLSCQIKDHTGTTYVTAFQEAGEAIFGHTAQELFMIRNVEQDDLRFTEIMQAVLRREYLFKLKIDEQTYKREQRVKCTIIGVKKLEETNNLLKDVSRPVLKDDSSYTPNVGSANLEARQSMLTSSNANLQLDRASYSSSMLASSNVGATGFAQSNWMPTPPSASSDGCDFNGGFGFLDQSAVRGAPLCFKCNQPGHWFKDCLV
- the LOC136515193 gene encoding uncharacterized protein, translated to MDITQYTGRLKQLADALCDVGQPVQETSQVLNMLRGLSSKYHHAIPAITAKQPPHTFLSTRSYLLLEERYDKEHAKTAAQHALLATGGPRPAAPTTTEGGSSSTMAGNSGSTAPTTVAKPPSTAHGAPNHYDNMRGRGRGRGHGSSPGGFSSPRPPTAWTLGFNPWTGMV